The following proteins come from a genomic window of Sorghum bicolor cultivar BTx623 chromosome 3, Sorghum_bicolor_NCBIv3, whole genome shotgun sequence:
- the LOC8061877 gene encoding D-glycerate 3-kinase, chloroplastic, whose protein sequence is MDASLPSCPDNGPPTASPPRAAPALSASERDLCDFICSGPLVERIGYTKEKVADSIDRWLRCGAQVARLLRLDELQLSEAEKARIYQFYIPVFLWCEDQVIEHRAKYDDGDDIPPLVIGLSAPQGSGKTTLVFALDHLFQAAGRKSAILSIDDFYLTSKEQNELRNRYPGNALLELRGNAGSHDLQFSVETLESLMKLTKEGIKMKVPRYDKSAFGGRGDRADPSVWPEVEGPLEVVLFEGWMLGFKPLPNEVVKAVDPQLEVINKNLEAYYDAWDRFIKSWIVIKIREPSCVYQWRLQAEITMKADGKPGMSDEEVMDFVSRYLSAYHAYLPKLYKEGPNGSKPDHLLVIDIDEGRNPICG, encoded by the exons ATGGACG CGTCCCTGCCGTCATGCCCGGACAACGGCCCGCCGACGGCttcgccgccgcgcgccgcccCGGCGCTCAGCGCGTCCGAGCGGGACCTCTGCGACTTCATCTGCAGCGGCCCACTGGTGGAGAGGATCGGCTACACCAAGGAGAAGGTCGCCGACTCCATCGACCGGTGGCTTCGCTGCGGGGctcaggtggcgcgcctcctccgcctcgacgagcTCCAGCTGTCGGAGGCCGAGAAGGCCCGGATATACCAGTTCTACATCCCCGTCTTCCTCTGGTGCGAGGACCAGGTTATAGAGCACAGAGCCAAgtacgacgacggcgacgacatCCCGCCATTGGTG ATCGGGCTCAGTGCTCCCCAAGGAAGCGGAAAGACGACTCTAGTCTtcgcacttgatcatctttttCAGGCTGCTGGTAG GAAATCCGCCATATTGTCTATAGACGACTTCTATTTGACATCAAAAGAGCAG AATGAACTGAGGAACAGATATCCTGGAAATGCTCTTTTAGAG CTCCGTGGAAATGCTGGAAGCCACGATCTACAATTCAGTGTTGAAACACTCGAGTCACTGATGAAACTAACAAAGGAAG GCATCAAGATGAAGGTTCCACGGTATGACAAG TCTGCTTTTGGGGGAAGAGGCGATCGTGCTGATCCTTCTGTATGGCCGGAGGTTGAAGGGCCATTAGAG GTTGTTCTGTTTGAAGGATGGATGCTTGGATTTAAACCTCTTCCAAATGAAGTTGTGAAAGCAGTGGATCCCCAG CTCGAGGTGATTAACAAGAACCTAGAAGCATACTATGACGCTTGGGACAGGTTCATCAAGTCCTGGATCGTTATAAAAATTAGAGAACCTAGTTGTGTCTATCAGTGGAGGCTGCAG GCAGAGATAACCATGAAAGCAGATGGAAAACCTGGAATGTCTGATGAGGAG GTTATGGATTTTGTATCACGCTACCTATCAGCATACCACGCATATTTACCCAAGTTGTACAAAGAGGGACCGAATGGTTCAAAGCCAGACCATCTACTGGTCATCGACATAGACGAAGGGAGGAATCCTATTTGCGGTTGA
- the LOC8061878 gene encoding serine/threonine protein phosphatase 2A 57 kDa regulatory subunit B' kappa isoform — protein sequence MWKQFLTKLPKKSSASGKGDHGSGSSPGRNATGNGGTIQRTSSCPSAGPARPVSSVKRMSSAVFPSSVVAGIEPLVSFKDVPNGEKQNLFVSKVSLCCVVFDFSDPNKNSAEKDFKRQALVDLMEYVDSASSRFTETMVAACCRMFTINLFRVFPPNYRSGSSGGGEGEEEEPMFDPAWPHLHLVYDLLLKFIGSSSLDTKVGKKYFDHTFIVKLLELFDSEDPRERDCLKTILHRIYGKFMVHRPFIRKAVTNIFYHFVFETDRHNGIAELLEVFGSVISGFALPLKEEHKIFLWRVLIPLHKPKSVGLYLQQLTYCVTQFVEKEPKLASSVILGLLRYWPITNSQKEVMFLSEIEEVLEAANTVEFQKCMVPLFRRIAQCINSSHFQVAERALFMWNNDHIISLVAQNRQAIMPIVTPALEENIQNHWNVSVLNLTTNVKKMLSEMDEELFSACLAAHKEEEEMRALLKGKRRLAWELLESAAAFQPVTGNTAVLVNR from the exons ATGTGGAAACAGTTCCTGACCAAGCTGCCTAAGAAGTCCTCTGCCTCCGGGAAGGGTGACCATGGCTCAGGCTCTAGTCCGGGACGCAATGCTACTGGCAACGGGGGCACGATACAGCGCACTAGCAGCTGCCCCAGCGCCGGGCCTGCCCGTCCGGTGTCCAGCGTGAAGCGCATGTCGTCTGCAGTCTTCCCTTCCAGCGTGGTGGCTGGCATTGAGCCGCTCGTGTCGTTCAAGGATGTCCCCAACGGGGAGAAGCAGAACCTGTTCGTCAGCAAGGTGAGCCTGTGCTGCGTTGTCTTTGATTTCTCGGACCCCAACAAGAATTCTGCGGAGAAGGATTTCAAAAGGCAGGCATTGGTGGATCTTATGGAATATGTGGATTCTGCGTCCTCCCGTTTCACGGAGACAATGGTTGCTGCCTGCTGTAGAATGTTTACCATCAACCTGTTCAGGGTCTTCCCTCCCAATTACAGGTCTGGTTCGTCCGGCGGTGGCGAGGGTGAAGAGGAGGAGCCAATGTTTGACCCTGCATGGCCCCATCTGCATCTTGTGTATGATCTGCTACTGAAATTTATTGGCTCCTCATCTCTGGATACAAAGGTAGGAAAGAAATATTTTGACCACACATTCATCGTGAAGCTACTTGAACTGTTTGATTCTGAGGATCCAAGAGAAAGGGATTGCTTGAAAACAATATTGCATCGAATCTATGGAAAGTTCATGGTCCACCGTCCCTTCATCCGCAAAGCAGTGACCAATATATTCTACCACTTTGTGTTTGAGACTGATCGCCATAATGGTATTGCTGAACTACTGGAGGTTTTTGGCAGTGTTATTAGTGGTTTTGCATTGCCTCTGAAGGAGGAACACAAAATCTTTCTTTGGAGGGTTCTAATTCCTTTACACAAGCCAAAATCAGTTGGTTTATATCTGCAGCAGTTAACCTACTGTGTGACCCAGTTTGTAGAGAAGGAACCAAAGCTTGCAAGTTCAGTGATACTTGGCCTGCTCAGATACTGGCCAATAACAAATAGCCAGAAAGAAGTAATGTTTCTGAGTGAGATTGAAGAGGTCCTGGAGGCAGCCAACACAGTTGAATTCCAGAAGTGCATGGTTCCGTTGTTCAGACGAATTGCTCAATGCATCAACAGTTCCCACTTCCAG GTTGCAGAACGAGCACTCTTCATGTGGAACAATGATCACATCATCAGCTTGGTTGCACAGAATCGGCAAGCAATCATGCCCATCGTCACCCCAGCTTTGGAAGAGAATATCCAGAACCACTGGAATGTATCAGTCCTAAACCTGACAACCAACGTGAAGAAGATGCTGTCAGAAATGGATGAGGAGCTCTTCTCGGCCTGCCTTGCCGCAcataaggaagaagaagagatgCGAGCGCTGCTGAAAGGTAAACGTAGGCTGGCTTGGGAGCTGCTAGAGTCTGCGGCGGCATTCCAGCCAGTGACAGGCAACACTGCCGTCCTGGTGAATCGCTAG